One Acidobacteriota bacterium DNA window includes the following coding sequences:
- a CDS encoding phosphoglycerate kinase encodes MKFVTDLDVKGKLVFLRVDFNVPLDDKGQIRDDTRIRASLPTINWLLEHGARLVIASHLGRPKGKPEPSMSLKPAARRLAEIIPNKVLMAPDAVGDEVERMKKGLGEGQALVLENVRFHKEEEKNDPEFSRKLAQGIDIFVNDAFGSSHRAHASVVGIAGFVPVKAAGFLMKKEVDYLQKAVHSPVKPYVAILGGAKVSDKIEIIESLLGKADHILIGGAMAYTFLKAQGLGVGKSLVEDDQIEVALAILDKARAGKVGFHLPQDHVLAKAPQAGTETRTVETLPFPDDMMGVDIGPKTVAAYAAVIATAKTIFWNGPMGIFEIDEFAKGTIGVAKAVAASGALSIVGGGDSVAAVKKAGVRDKISYISTGGGASLEYVAYETLPGITALEK; translated from the coding sequence ATGAAATTCGTCACCGACCTGGACGTCAAGGGCAAGCTCGTCTTCCTGCGCGTCGACTTCAACGTCCCGCTGGACGACAAGGGGCAGATCCGCGACGACACCCGGATCCGTGCCTCGCTGCCCACCATCAACTGGCTCCTCGAGCACGGCGCCCGGCTGGTCATCGCCTCGCACCTGGGACGGCCCAAGGGCAAGCCCGAGCCCTCCATGAGCCTGAAGCCGGCCGCGAGACGGCTGGCCGAGATCATCCCGAACAAGGTCCTCATGGCCCCCGACGCCGTCGGCGACGAGGTCGAGAGGATGAAGAAGGGCCTGGGCGAGGGCCAGGCGCTGGTCCTCGAGAACGTCCGCTTCCACAAGGAAGAGGAGAAGAACGATCCGGAGTTCTCCCGCAAGCTGGCCCAGGGCATCGACATCTTCGTCAACGACGCCTTCGGCTCGAGCCACCGGGCCCACGCTTCGGTCGTCGGCATCGCCGGCTTCGTACCGGTCAAGGCGGCCGGGTTCCTGATGAAGAAGGAGGTCGATTACCTCCAGAAGGCGGTCCACTCGCCGGTCAAGCCCTACGTCGCCATCCTGGGCGGGGCCAAGGTCTCGGACAAGATCGAGATCATCGAGAGCCTGCTCGGCAAGGCCGACCACATCCTGATCGGCGGCGCCATGGCCTATACCTTCCTGAAAGCCCAGGGCCTCGGCGTGGGCAAGTCGCTCGTCGAGGACGACCAGATCGAGGTCGCCCTGGCCATCCTGGACAAGGCCCGGGCCGGCAAGGTCGGCTTCCATCTGCCGCAAGACCATGTCCTGGCCAAGGCGCCGCAGGCGGGGACGGAAACGAGGACCGTCGAGACCCTGCCCTTCCCCGACGACATGATGGGCGTCGATATCGGCCCCAAGACCGTGGCCGCCTACGCGGCGGTCATAGCCACGGCCAAGACGATCTTCTGGAACGGCCCCATGGGCATCTTCGAGATCGACGAGTTCGCCAAGGGCACCATCGGGGTGGCCAAGGCCGTGGCGGCCTCGGGCGCGCTCTCCATCGTCGGGGGCGGGGACTCCGTCGCCGCCGTGAAGAAGGCCGGTGTCAGGGACAAGATCAGCTACATCTCGACCGGCGGCGGGGCTTCGCTCGAATACGTCGCCTATGAAACGTTGCCTGGCATCACGGCCCTGGAGAAGTAG
- a CDS encoding adenine phosphoribosyltransferase, whose product MKIDLKDYILDVPDFPKPGVVFKDITPVVQSAEAFNAAIDQLTAWARTKKPDLIVGIESRGFIFAAALARDLRLGLTVIRKKGKLPRKCASIEAPNEYAVEYFEMHEDAMARGQRVIIIDDLIATGSSSVSAINLVKKLNGEVVGFGAVVELSFLHGVENIRAAHPEVEVRALVRY is encoded by the coding sequence ATGAAGATCGATCTCAAAGATTACATCCTCGATGTCCCCGACTTTCCCAAACCGGGCGTTGTCTTCAAGGATATCACCCCGGTCGTCCAGAGCGCCGAGGCCTTCAACGCCGCCATCGACCAGCTGACGGCCTGGGCCCGGACCAAGAAGCCGGATCTCATCGTCGGCATCGAGTCCCGGGGCTTCATTTTCGCCGCGGCCCTGGCCCGGGACCTCCGGCTGGGCCTGACCGTCATCCGCAAGAAGGGCAAGCTGCCCCGCAAATGCGCTTCGATCGAGGCCCCGAACGAGTACGCGGTCGAGTATTTCGAGATGCACGAGGACGCCATGGCCCGCGGCCAGCGCGTCATCATCATCGACGACCTCATCGCCACCGGGTCCTCTTCGGTCAGCGCCATCAACCTGGTCAAGAAGCTCAACGGCGAGGTCGTCGGCTTCGGGGCCGTCGTCGAGCTGTCGTTCCTGCACGGCGTCGAGAACATCCGCGCGGCCCATCCGGAGGTCGAGGTCCGGGCCCTCGTCCGCTATTGA
- the gap gene encoding type I glyceraldehyde-3-phosphate dehydrogenase, with protein sequence MAIRVGINGFGRIGRNMLRASWGDPAIEYVAVNDITDARTLAHLLKYDSVLGKFPQDVTATEDSIVVNGKKIRVLAEKEVGKLAWKDLGVSVVVESTGKYTKRPDAIQHIEKGGAAKVIISAPATDPDVTIVLGVNEKSYDPARHHIISNASCTTNCLAPVVKVLHEEYGIERGFMTTIHSYTNDQKILDQPHKDLRRARAAAVSQIPTTTGAAKAVGLVIPELKGRIDGVSIRVPTPNVSLVDLVAVFRKPAKAEEINAAFMKAAAGPLQGILGYTDEPLVSVDFMHDRRSGIVDGLSTKVIDGNLAKVMAWYDNEWGYSCRLVDLIKFVAK encoded by the coding sequence ATGGCTATCCGTGTAGGCATCAACGGTTTCGGCCGCATCGGCCGCAACATGCTCCGGGCGTCCTGGGGCGATCCGGCCATCGAATACGTCGCTGTCAATGATATCACCGACGCCAGGACCTTGGCCCACCTGCTCAAGTACGACTCGGTCCTGGGGAAGTTCCCGCAGGACGTGACGGCGACCGAGGATTCGATCGTCGTCAACGGCAAGAAGATCCGCGTCCTGGCCGAGAAGGAAGTCGGCAAGCTGGCCTGGAAGGACCTCGGCGTGTCCGTGGTCGTCGAGTCGACCGGCAAGTACACCAAGCGCCCCGACGCCATCCAGCACATCGAGAAGGGCGGCGCCGCCAAGGTCATCATCTCGGCGCCGGCCACCGACCCGGACGTCACCATCGTCCTCGGCGTCAACGAGAAGAGCTACGACCCCGCCAGGCACCATATCATCTCCAACGCCTCGTGCACGACCAACTGCCTGGCGCCCGTGGTCAAGGTCCTTCATGAGGAGTACGGCATCGAGCGGGGCTTCATGACGACCATCCACTCCTATACGAACGACCAGAAGATCCTCGACCAGCCGCACAAGGACCTGCGCCGGGCCCGGGCCGCGGCCGTTTCCCAGATCCCGACGACGACCGGGGCGGCCAAGGCCGTCGGCCTGGTCATTCCCGAGCTCAAGGGCAGGATCGACGGCGTTTCGATCCGCGTCCCGACCCCGAACGTCTCCCTCGTCGACCTCGTCGCCGTCTTCAGGAAGCCGGCCAAGGCCGAGGAGATCAACGCCGCGTTCATGAAGGCCGCCGCGGGCCCGCTCCAGGGCATCCTCGGCTACACGGACGAGCCGCTGGTGTCCGTCGACTTCATGCATGACCGCCGCTCGGGCATCGTCGACGGCCTCTCGACCAAGGTCATCGACGGCAACCTGGCCAAGGTCATGGCCTGGTACGACAACGAGTGGGGCTATTCCTGCCGGCTGGTCGACCTCATCAAGTTCGTCGCCAAGTGA
- a CDS encoding NAD(P)H-hydrate dehydratase produces MKILTSAEMREIDRTAIEDIGIPGVVLMENAGLRIARAIRHRFPDIACERVVIVAGKGNNGGDGFVAARHLANAGARPEILLLAAGDEVKGDAAVNLAVALKMGLPVTEVRDAAAWKKERTAVFHASVVVDAMFGTGLIKPLEGLFAAAAGDINRSKAFKVAVDIPSGLSSDTFETIGPCVAADLTVTLAAPKVAHIFPPAADRVGELVVAPIGLPSALLNKDELKLELVEEEAVAPFFARRKKDTHKGTYGHVLIFAGSLGKSGAAALAGRAALRTGAGLVTVATAARALPSLARGMAELMTEPLAETPAGTIDAAALSRALALLGGKSVVLVGPGLSTNPATAEFVLGLLPRIKAPCVIDADGLNIVSKAPEVLDRMRGPVVLTPHPGEFSRLAGRTSEEVQRHRLELAPEFAARHKVTVVLKGYRTLVAAPDGRVFVNPTGNPGMATGGSGDVLGGMIAAQIGQKADLPGAAISAVYAHGLAGDIAADRLGERALIAGDIIRYLPPALKALAGE; encoded by the coding sequence ATGAAGATCCTGACCTCGGCGGAGATGCGGGAGATCGACCGGACCGCGATCGAGGACATCGGCATCCCCGGCGTCGTGCTCATGGAGAACGCCGGCCTGCGGATCGCCCGGGCCATCCGGCACCGCTTCCCGGACATCGCCTGCGAGCGCGTCGTGATCGTGGCGGGGAAGGGCAACAACGGCGGGGACGGATTCGTGGCCGCCCGCCACCTCGCCAATGCCGGTGCCCGGCCCGAGATCCTGCTCCTGGCGGCCGGGGACGAGGTCAAGGGCGACGCCGCGGTCAACCTGGCCGTGGCCCTGAAAATGGGCCTGCCGGTGACCGAGGTCCGGGACGCGGCGGCCTGGAAGAAGGAGCGGACCGCGGTCTTTCACGCCTCCGTCGTCGTGGACGCCATGTTCGGGACCGGGCTGATCAAGCCGCTCGAGGGCCTTTTCGCCGCGGCGGCCGGGGACATCAACAGGTCCAAGGCGTTCAAGGTCGCCGTCGACATCCCCTCCGGTCTGTCCTCCGACACGTTCGAGACGATCGGGCCTTGCGTCGCGGCCGACCTGACGGTCACCCTGGCCGCTCCCAAGGTCGCCCACATCTTTCCGCCGGCCGCGGACAGGGTCGGCGAGCTCGTCGTGGCCCCGATCGGCCTGCCGTCCGCGCTCCTCAATAAGGACGAGCTCAAGCTGGAGCTGGTCGAAGAGGAGGCCGTAGCGCCCTTCTTCGCCCGGCGCAAGAAAGACACCCACAAGGGAACGTACGGCCACGTCCTGATCTTCGCCGGGTCGCTGGGGAAGTCGGGCGCGGCCGCGCTGGCCGGCCGGGCCGCGCTGCGGACGGGCGCGGGCCTGGTCACGGTGGCCACGGCCGCCCGGGCCCTGCCGTCGCTGGCGAGGGGCATGGCCGAGCTGATGACCGAGCCGCTGGCCGAGACGCCGGCAGGAACGATCGACGCGGCGGCGCTCTCCCGGGCCCTGGCCCTGCTCGGGGGCAAGAGCGTCGTGCTCGTCGGCCCGGGGCTCTCCACGAACCCCGCGACCGCAGAGTTCGTGCTCGGCCTCCTGCCTCGGATCAAGGCCCCGTGCGTCATCGACGCCGACGGCCTGAACATCGTCTCGAAGGCGCCGGAGGTCCTGGACCGGATGCGCGGGCCGGTTGTGCTGACGCCCCATCCCGGCGAATTCTCCCGCCTGGCCGGACGGACGAGCGAAGAGGTCCAGCGCCATCGCCTGGAGCTGGCGCCGGAGTTCGCGGCCAGGCACAAGGTCACGGTCGTCCTCAAGGGCTACCGGACGCTCGTGGCCGCGCCGGACGGGCGCGTCTTCGTCAACCCGACGGGGAACCCGGGCATGGCCACCGGCGGATCGGGCGACGTGCTCGGGGGAATGATCGCCGCCCAGATCGGGCAGAAAGCGGACCTGCCCGGGGCCGCGATCTCGGCCGTTTACGCCCACGGCCTGGCCGGGGACATCGCGGCGGACCGGCTGGGCGAGCGGGCCCTCATCGCCGGCGACATCATCCGCTACCTGCCGCCGGCCCTGAAAGCGCTGGCCGGCGAATGA
- the tsaE gene encoding tRNA (adenosine(37)-N6)-threonylcarbamoyltransferase complex ATPase subunit type 1 TsaE yields the protein MSWPRTVTTRSGQETFELARGMAAGFAGTEVVLLIGELGAGKTVFAKGLAAGAGVADPNRVSSPSFTLVNVYEGRNRVFHIDLYRLERASEIADLGWEDMLGQGIVIVEWAEKLTFPVEGIRVRIEPAGDDERRITIEDRSL from the coding sequence ATGAGTTGGCCGAGGACGGTCACGACGCGGTCCGGCCAGGAGACCTTCGAGCTGGCCCGGGGGATGGCCGCCGGCTTCGCCGGGACGGAGGTGGTCCTGCTCATCGGCGAGCTGGGGGCCGGGAAGACGGTCTTCGCCAAGGGCCTGGCCGCCGGGGCCGGAGTGGCCGACCCCAACCGGGTCTCCAGCCCGTCGTTCACCCTGGTCAACGTCTACGAAGGCCGGAACCGGGTCTTCCACATCGACCTGTACCGGCTCGAGCGGGCGTCCGAGATCGCCGACCTCGGCTGGGAGGATATGCTCGGACAGGGGATCGTCATCGTCGAGTGGGCCGAGAAGCTGACCTTCCCGGTCGAGGGCATCCGGGTTCGGATAGAGCCTGCCGGCGACGACGAGCGCCGGATCACGATCGAAGACAGGTCACTTTAA
- a CDS encoding diguanylate cyclase, with protein sequence MKERRPISRKIPWQLAVVFVLLAAGLSALSQVFYTTQIRHARAFMESELATVAGLKAHQIREWLEQKLAFAAALQGNRSNAAAAEALAGRPGLEPDRTGFLAGLAGLQKSIPFTKVELSMPHGEILLDYPEGSAFASTPATLDAIHEAWQDGKPRLGAIDLDEKTGRRSIDLMIPLLTGEGPGKPAALLRLSFDAASEIDPLLNDWPNRRDSAEAILLRIEAGNFVRLSLPRLYDAKAKTPPPPVPVASFRRPAPNEALGEEGFVEGKDYRGRQVLEYLRAVPGTAWLVAVKTDLADLTAGMTGRNAGIVAVTGALILVCGALLYVFWRRSLAAEEAAERSKWDLANKTMSDFMQIMIDIMPNPAFFKDKEGRYQGSNAAFERLLGHGKSEIIGHTIADLASPDIVKKHQEHDQALLTEPGHQVYEAPLQAWDGEHHVIFIKTTYQRPDGAIGGILGILKDITQRLRSEEELEQLRRFSDSTVQTMTEGLVLTDADGRLTFVNPAAARMLGYAASEMIDQPVTAFVPKDNHDIVRRADEKRLKGISDRYELDFLHRNGSRRTFLVSGGPRIQAARFGGTMAVLTDISDRKRMEEEIRALSLHDELTGLCNRRGFLTLSELAIKTATRLKKPIALIYIDVDDLKTINDSGGHKMGDRALVEIAFTLRKSFRESDVIGRLGGDEFAVLAMQTNPMDSSLLTLRLLERLDLFNSRSAAEAGFRLSVSYGVSNREPDSPGTVDELLSQADLQMYEQKRAKKSSTPGRLPGLSA encoded by the coding sequence ATGAAAGAGCGCCGTCCTATATCCCGGAAAATCCCCTGGCAGCTCGCAGTCGTCTTCGTTCTCCTGGCGGCCGGGCTGTCCGCGCTCTCCCAGGTCTTCTACACCACGCAGATCAGGCACGCCCGCGCCTTCATGGAAAGCGAGCTGGCCACGGTGGCCGGCCTCAAGGCCCATCAGATCAGGGAATGGCTCGAGCAGAAGCTGGCCTTCGCCGCCGCCCTCCAGGGGAACCGCTCGAACGCCGCGGCCGCCGAGGCGCTGGCCGGGAGGCCCGGCCTCGAACCGGACCGGACCGGGTTCCTGGCCGGCCTGGCGGGGCTCCAGAAAAGCATTCCCTTCACCAAGGTCGAACTCTCCATGCCCCACGGCGAGATCCTCTTGGACTATCCCGAAGGCTCGGCCTTCGCCTCTACGCCCGCCACCCTGGACGCGATCCACGAGGCCTGGCAGGACGGCAAGCCCCGGCTTGGCGCCATCGACCTGGACGAGAAGACCGGCCGGCGCTCCATCGACCTGATGATCCCCCTGCTCACGGGCGAAGGCCCCGGGAAGCCCGCGGCCCTTCTCCGGCTGTCGTTCGACGCCGCCTCGGAGATCGATCCCCTGCTCAACGACTGGCCGAACCGCCGCGACTCCGCCGAGGCCATCCTGCTGCGGATCGAGGCCGGGAACTTCGTCCGCCTCAGCCTGCCTCGCCTCTATGACGCCAAGGCCAAGACGCCTCCCCCGCCCGTCCCCGTGGCCAGCTTCCGCCGGCCGGCCCCCAACGAGGCCCTGGGCGAGGAAGGGTTCGTCGAGGGCAAGGATTACCGGGGCCGCCAGGTCCTCGAGTATCTCCGGGCCGTCCCCGGCACGGCCTGGCTCGTCGCCGTCAAGACGGACCTGGCCGACCTGACCGCCGGGATGACCGGCCGGAACGCGGGCATCGTGGCCGTGACCGGCGCCCTCATCCTCGTCTGCGGCGCGCTCCTCTATGTCTTCTGGCGGCGGAGCCTGGCCGCCGAGGAAGCGGCCGAGCGGTCCAAGTGGGACCTGGCCAACAAGACCATGTCCGACTTCATGCAGATCATGATCGACATCATGCCAAATCCCGCCTTCTTCAAGGACAAGGAGGGCCGCTACCAGGGCAGCAACGCCGCGTTCGAGAGACTCCTCGGCCACGGCAAAAGCGAGATCATCGGCCACACCATCGCCGACCTCGCGTCGCCGGACATCGTCAAGAAGCACCAGGAACACGACCAGGCCCTGCTGACCGAGCCGGGGCACCAGGTCTACGAGGCCCCGCTCCAGGCCTGGGACGGCGAACATCACGTCATCTTCATCAAGACGACCTACCAGCGGCCGGACGGCGCGATCGGCGGCATCCTGGGCATCCTCAAGGACATCACCCAGCGTCTCCGCTCCGAGGAGGAGCTCGAACAGCTGCGCCGTTTCAGCGACAGCACGGTCCAGACCATGACCGAGGGGCTTGTCCTGACCGACGCGGACGGCCGGCTCACGTTCGTCAACCCGGCCGCGGCCCGGATGCTGGGCTACGCGGCGAGCGAGATGATCGACCAGCCCGTCACCGCCTTCGTCCCCAAGGACAATCACGACATCGTCCGGCGGGCCGACGAGAAGCGTCTCAAGGGCATCTCCGACCGCTACGAGCTCGACTTCCTCCACCGCAACGGCAGCCGCCGGACCTTCCTGGTCAGCGGCGGGCCGCGCATCCAGGCCGCCCGATTCGGCGGGACCATGGCCGTCCTGACCGACATCTCCGACCGCAAGCGCATGGAAGAGGAGATCCGGGCCCTGTCCCTGCACGACGAGCTGACCGGCCTCTGCAACCGGCGCGGCTTCCTGACCCTGTCCGAGCTGGCCATCAAGACGGCCACCCGGCTGAAGAAGCCGATCGCGCTGATCTACATCGACGTGGACGACCTCAAGACGATCAACGACTCGGGCGGCCACAAGATGGGCGACCGGGCCCTGGTCGAGATCGCTTTCACCCTGAGGAAGAGCTTCCGCGAGTCGGACGTCATCGGCCGGCTCGGCGGGGACGAGTTTGCGGTCCTGGCCATGCAGACGAACCCCATGGACAGCAGCCTCCTGACCCTCCGTCTCCTGGAACGGTTGGACCTCTTCAACAGCCGGTCGGCGGCCGAAGCCGGGTTCCGCCTGTCGGTCAGCTACGGCGTATCGAACCGCGAGCCCGACAGCCCGGGGACCGTCGACGAGTTGCTGAGCCAGGCCGACCTCCAGATGTATGAGCAGAAGCGGGCCAAGAAGAGCAGCACGCCGGGCAGGCTTCCGGGCCTGTCCGCTTAG
- the tpiA gene encoding triose-phosphate isomerase, translated as MTRRRRGPFVAGNWKMNLGLREASDLARKIVDARGGLPEAALVLIPPFTALAAVAGAIAGEDVGLGAQDLYWEKQGAFTGEVSGPMLKDAGCGYVLVGHSERRQLFGETDETVSRKARAALEAGLTPIVCVGEVLEERDGGRALARIGEQLFKGLGGLSKGDIGRIIIAYEPVWAIGTGRTATPAQAEEVHSHIRQLIADSYGNEAAACAIILYGGSVKPANAYPLFREKDIDGFLVGGASLDAGGFIGIVGEALRAYREEK; from the coding sequence ATGACCAGGCGCCGTCGCGGCCCGTTCGTCGCGGGCAACTGGAAAATGAACCTGGGCCTCCGGGAGGCCTCGGATCTGGCCCGGAAGATCGTCGACGCCCGGGGCGGGCTTCCCGAAGCCGCCCTGGTGCTGATCCCGCCGTTCACCGCCCTGGCCGCGGTCGCCGGCGCCATCGCCGGCGAGGACGTCGGGCTCGGCGCCCAGGACCTATATTGGGAGAAGCAGGGCGCTTTCACCGGCGAGGTTTCGGGTCCCATGCTCAAGGACGCCGGCTGCGGCTATGTCCTGGTCGGGCACTCGGAAAGGCGCCAGCTCTTCGGCGAGACGGACGAAACCGTCAGCCGCAAGGCCCGGGCCGCCCTCGAGGCCGGGCTTACGCCCATCGTCTGCGTCGGCGAGGTCCTGGAAGAGCGGGACGGGGGCCGGGCGCTCGCGCGGATCGGCGAGCAACTGTTCAAGGGCCTGGGAGGGCTCTCCAAGGGAGACATCGGGCGCATCATCATCGCCTACGAGCCCGTCTGGGCCATCGGGACGGGGCGGACGGCCACCCCGGCCCAGGCGGAGGAGGTCCACTCCCACATCCGGCAGCTGATCGCAGATTCCTATGGAAATGAGGCCGCCGCCTGTGCTATAATCCTCTACGGCGGCTCCGTCAAGCCGGCCAATGCTTATCCGTTGTTCCGGGAGAAGGATATCGACGGATTTTTGGTCGGAGGCGCCTCTCTCGACGCCGGCGGTTTCATCGGCATCGTCGGGGAGGCCCTTCGGGCCTACAGGGAAGAAAAGTGA
- the secG gene encoding preprotein translocase subunit SecG, translating to MSTLIIILHVIVCLFLILVVLLQSGKAADLAGAFGGGGSQTAYGGRGSQSLLSKLTTASAVIFMLTSLGLWIVSGKNTSSVVGGEKAPAAATVPAAKPGDQSTATNPAATPAAQPEQKPAAPAPASPAPAEKK from the coding sequence GTGAGCACGTTAATCATCATCCTGCACGTTATCGTTTGCCTGTTCCTGATCCTCGTGGTCCTGCTCCAGTCGGGCAAGGCCGCGGACCTGGCCGGAGCCTTCGGCGGCGGCGGAAGCCAGACCGCCTACGGCGGCAGAGGCAGCCAGAGCCTGCTCTCCAAGCTGACCACGGCGTCGGCCGTCATCTTCATGCTGACGTCGCTCGGCCTGTGGATCGTTTCGGGCAAAAACACCTCCTCGGTCGTCGGCGGCGAGAAGGCGCCGGCCGCGGCGACCGTCCCGGCGGCCAAGCCCGGGGACCAATCGACGGCGACCAACCCGGCCGCAACGCCGGCTGCTCAGCCCGAGCAGAAGCCCGCGGCGCCGGCCCCGGCCTCCCCGGCCCCGGCCGAGAAGAAGTAG
- the thiE gene encoding thiamine phosphate synthase translates to MAIDYSLYLVADAEYARGRDLAGLVEAAVDGGVTVVQLRAKLLGGAAFAALASDLASRLARRGVPLLVNDRVDIALACGAAGVHLGQEDVPVAVARRLLGTRAVIGVSVNTPGQARQAERDGADYVGAGPAYATSTKETPLAVLGPAGIGLVRRATRLPVVAIGGIAAANAADMASAGADGIAVVSAVLGAPDARRAAEELKQAFTGIPKRRDR, encoded by the coding sequence ATGGCCATCGATTATTCGCTCTATCTCGTCGCCGACGCCGAGTACGCCCGGGGGCGGGACCTGGCCGGCCTCGTCGAAGCGGCCGTCGACGGCGGCGTGACCGTCGTCCAGCTCCGGGCCAAACTGCTCGGCGGGGCGGCCTTCGCCGCCCTGGCCTCGGACCTCGCCTCCCGGCTGGCGCGGCGGGGTGTGCCCCTGCTCGTCAACGACCGGGTCGACATCGCCCTGGCCTGCGGCGCGGCCGGCGTCCACCTCGGCCAGGAGGACGTGCCCGTCGCCGTCGCCCGCCGCCTCCTCGGAACCCGGGCGGTCATCGGCGTTTCGGTCAATACGCCCGGGCAGGCCCGGCAGGCGGAACGGGACGGCGCCGATTACGTCGGGGCCGGCCCGGCCTACGCGACGAGCACGAAGGAAACCCCGCTGGCCGTCCTGGGCCCGGCCGGCATCGGGCTCGTCCGGCGGGCGACCCGCCTGCCGGTCGTGGCCATCGGCGGGATCGCCGCGGCCAACGCGGCGGACATGGCTTCGGCCGGGGCCGACGGCATCGCCGTCGTCTCGGCCGTCCTCGGCGCCCCGGACGCCCGGCGCGCCGCCGAAGAGCTGAAACAGGCCTTCACGGGAATTCCCAAAAGGAGGGATCGATGA
- a CDS encoding lipid-binding SYLF domain-containing protein: protein MRIRDWAIGLIALALALSPALAAAGAGDGRGQAAGKSAAAGQIEKIDEAVRVLNEMMKESDKSIPESLIRNCAGIAIIPDVIRAGLVIGGRHGRGVVLVRTGDRGWSDPAFIEITGGSVGWQAGVQSADIILVFRTPRSVEHLAENKFTLGADVGVAAGPLGRTAEASTDAALKAEILSYSRSRGLYAGLTVQGSSIQEDRKANRNFYGADVSPKDIFNGKAPASPAAAGKLRTALAELLK, encoded by the coding sequence ATGAGGATCAGGGATTGGGCGATCGGGCTGATCGCGCTGGCGCTGGCGCTTTCGCCGGCCCTGGCCGCGGCCGGGGCCGGGGACGGGCGCGGACAGGCCGCGGGCAAGAGCGCGGCCGCCGGCCAGATCGAAAAGATCGACGAGGCCGTGCGCGTTCTCAACGAGATGATGAAGGAATCGGACAAGAGCATCCCGGAGTCGCTCATCCGGAACTGCGCCGGGATCGCCATCATCCCGGACGTCATCCGGGCGGGGCTCGTCATCGGCGGACGCCACGGCAGGGGCGTGGTGCTCGTCCGGACCGGGGACCGGGGCTGGAGCGACCCGGCCTTCATCGAGATCACGGGCGGGAGCGTCGGCTGGCAGGCCGGCGTCCAGTCGGCGGACATCATCCTGGTCTTCCGCACGCCCCGGAGCGTCGAGCACCTGGCCGAAAACAAGTTCACGCTGGGGGCCGACGTCGGCGTCGCCGCCGGCCCGCTGGGCCGCACGGCCGAGGCCTCCACGGACGCGGCGCTCAAGGCCGAGATCCTGTCCTACTCCCGCAGCCGCGGCCTTTACGCCGGGCTGACCGTGCAGGGCTCGTCCATCCAGGAGGACCGCAAGGCCAACCGGAATTTCTACGGCGCCGACGTTTCGCCGAAGGACATCTTCAACGGGAAGGCCCCGGCGTCGCCGGCGGCCGCGGGCAAGCTCAGGACGGCGCTCGCGGAGCTGTTAAAGTGA
- a CDS encoding thioredoxin family protein, which produces MTDEEKVQVSCPVCGTTNNFPVAARGKTVRCGRCKSRLPEPGEILEPGLDGILNLFQNSTLPVLADFYSTTCGPCFMMHPILERLAARRAGQVVVARINVETCPELAREFRVQGVPTFVVVHKGAERGRTVGAAEESDFALWAARLT; this is translated from the coding sequence ATGACCGATGAAGAAAAAGTGCAGGTCAGCTGTCCCGTCTGCGGGACGACGAACAATTTCCCCGTCGCGGCGCGGGGCAAGACCGTCCGCTGCGGCCGCTGCAAGTCGCGCCTGCCCGAGCCGGGGGAGATCCTCGAGCCCGGCCTCGACGGCATCTTGAACCTGTTCCAGAACTCGACGCTGCCGGTGCTGGCCGACTTCTATTCGACGACCTGCGGCCCCTGCTTCATGATGCACCCCATCCTCGAACGCCTGGCCGCCCGCCGGGCCGGACAGGTCGTCGTTGCCCGGATCAACGTGGAGACCTGCCCGGAGCTGGCCAGGGAGTTTAGGGTCCAGGGCGTGCCGACCTTCGTCGTGGTCCACAAAGGCGCGGAGCGGGGGAGGACGGTCGGCGCGGCCGAGGAAAGCGATTTCGCCCTCTGGGCCGCCCGCTTGACCTAG